A window of Belonocnema kinseyi isolate 2016_QV_RU_SX_M_011 chromosome 9, B_treatae_v1, whole genome shotgun sequence contains these coding sequences:
- the LOC117179663 gene encoding alpha-1,3/1,6-mannosyltransferase ALG2, translating into MVRITFLHPDLGVGGAERLVVDAALALKNKGHEVKFVTSHHDPDHCFIETKDGTIPVTVYGDWLPRNIFGKFFAACAYIRMIYAALCIIFLEELPEIVFCDIVSVCIPILRLRIPHVLFYCHFPDQLLSSRGGQWKSIYRAVLNFMEEFTTGRAHKVLVNSRFTQEVFKKTFKRLNIQTEVLYPSVNTDYFDKARILPLERALDRKLPDNSCILLSINRYERKKNLSLCIEALAQLKNTLSDEEYEKIYLIMAGGYDKRVEENVEHHLELIGLADELQVTEKIIFLRSPSDLDKVSILNHSDIVIYTPPNEHFGIVPLEAMYVGKPVVAQNSGGPTESVENSVTGFLAEPSAQDFADKIASLVRDKEMRIQFGKAGRERFMKNFSFEAFSTQLNATVENLLENNKAK; encoded by the exons ATGGTTCGTATTACATTCCTGCATCCTGATTTGGGAGTCGGCGGTGCTGAGCGGTTAGTTGTTGATGCGGCACTTGCATTAAAAAACAAAGGTCACgaagtaaaatttgtaacaagtCATCATGATCCTGATCACTGTTTCATTGAAACAAAAGACGGCACAATACCTGTCACAGTTTACGGTGATTGGTTACcgagaaatatttttggaaagttCTTTGCAGCGTGTGCTTACATTCGTATG ATATATGCAGCTTTGTGCATAATATTTCTAGAAGAACTTCCAGAAATAGTTTTCTGTGATATAGTATCTGTCTGCATTCCCATACTCAGACTACGGATTCCACATGTCCTATTTTACTGTCATTTTCCGGATCAACTGCTTTCAAGCCGCGGAGGTCAATGGAAATCTATTTACCGAGCGGTTCTCAATTTTATGGAAGAATTTACGACTGGAAGAGCTCACAAAGTTTTGGTGAACAGTCGCTTCACACAAGAAGTGTTTAAAAAGACATTCAAGAGACTAAATATCCAAACAGAAGTTTTATACCCTTCAGTCAATACAGATTATTTTGACAAAGCACGGATTTTACCTCTGGAAAGGGCACTGGATAGGAAGCTTCCTGATAATAGTTGCATATTACTCTCGATTAATCGATACGAACGTAAAAAGAACTTATCCCTCTGTATAGAGGCTCTTGCTCAACTCAAAAACACTCTCAGCGATGAGGAATATGAGAAGATTTACTTGATCATGGCTGGAGGATATGATAAACGAGTGGAAGAGAATGTTGAACATCATTTAGAATTAATTGGCCTTGCTGATGAACTTCAGGTAACGGAGAAGATCATTTTTCTGAGATCTCCATCGGATTTAGATAAGGTTTCGATCTTGAATCACTCTGATATTGTAATATATACTCCACCAAATGAGCATTTTGGAATTGTACCACTTGAAGCGATGTACGTCGGTAAACCAGTAGTTGCCCAAAATTCAGGAGGCCCTACAGAGTCTGTGGAAAATTCTGTAACTGGATTCCTAGCAGAGCCGAGCGCTCAAGATTTTGCTGACAAGATAGCTAGTTTGGTTAGAGATAAGGAAATGAGAATTCAATTCGGTAAAGCTGGAAGGGAGAGATTCATGAAGAATTTCAGTTTCGAGGCTTTTAGTACGCAACTGAATGCTACAGTAGagaatttgttggaaaataataaaGCGAAGTAA
- the LOC117179531 gene encoding phospholipase ABHD3 isoform X1, which produces MLDLVEIPKFYYGGLLGLGCFCVYYLWEVVKTPLFVCSCGPFRDFLEKHMLILESKFWPTLWCFESRAQTVLASILRSKILPTVEYRREILTLSDGGEVALDWAEQNCCHTSPIVIILPGLTGASQAEYIRILVCAAKNVGIKCLIFNNRGLGGVTLKTPRLYSASNCDDFTEVLEHVRKTYSHVPIGATGISLGGLILGNYLAQKGPEAVGKLVAGLAISAPWNVFEATKSIEKPYLNLMLNRHLCDNLRRNVTRCETGFFDMHFENLDNVMKSQTVREFDASFTSKLFGFKNVEDYYAKATLHDKLHNIEVPLLCLSAADDPFQPLAAIPLKEVSESKHVAMIVTSRGGHIGFLEGVWPVTEKQYMGRVFSQFFTAVFTAGLDHPAFFR; this is translated from the exons ATGTTGGATCTCGTCGAGATTCCAAAATTTTACTACGGAGGATTGTTGGGACTCGGTTGTTTTTGTGTTTATTACCTTTGGGAGGTCGTCAAA ACTCCCCTCTTCGTATGCTCATGTGGGCCATTCAGAGATTTTTTGGAGAAACACATGCTCATTCTGGAAAGCAAATTTTGGCCAACACTTTGGTGTTTTGAATCGAGGGCACAAACAGTATTGGCGAGTATTTTGAGATCAAAAATACTACCAACAGTTGAATACCGCAG AGAAATCCTGACATTGTCGGATGGTGGTGAAGTGGCACTTGATTGGGCAGAACAAAACTGCTGTCACACATCACCCATCGTCATAATTTTACCTGGACTCACAGGTGCTAGCCAGGCCGAATACATTCGAATACTCGTTTGTGCGGCAAAAAACgttggaataaaatgtttaattttcaataacagaggTCTTGGTGGAGTAACACTTAAG ACACCAAGATTGTATTCTGCTTCAAACTGTGATGATTTTACTGAAGTTCTGGAACATGTGAGGAAAACCTACTCTCACGTACCAATTGGAGCCACTGGAATTTCTTTAGGAGG GCTAATTTTAGGAAACTATTTAGCACAGAAAGGACCAGAAGCGGTTGGAAAGTTGGTGGCAGGCCTGGCAATTTCCGCCCCATGGAATGTTTTTGAAGCAACAAAAAGTATCGAGAAGCCTTACTTAAATCTAATGTTAAACAGACATTTGTGCGATAATCTACGTCGAAATGTGACTCGGTGTGAAACAGGGTTTTTCGACATGCACTTTGAAAATTTAGACAACGTCATGAAg aGTCAAACCGTTCGAGAATTCGATGCCAGTTTTACATCAAAACTCTTTGGCTTCAAAAACGTCGAGGACTATTACGCAAAAGCTACCCTACATGATAAATTGCACAATATCGAGGTCCCTTTGCTCTGTTTGAGTGCAGCTGATGATCCTTTTCAACCTCTAGCAG CAATTCCCTTGAAGGAAGTTAGCGAATCGAAACATGTCGCGATGATCGTGACTTCAAGAGGTGGTCATATCGGATTTTTGGAAGGAGTTTGGCCAGTTACGGAAAAACAGTACATGGGCAGAGTTTTCTCCCAATTTTTTACAGCTGTTTTCACAGCTGGTTTAGACCATCCGGCCTTCTTTAGATAG
- the LOC117179531 gene encoding phospholipase ABHD3 isoform X2: protein MLILESKFWPTLWCFESRAQTVLASILRSKILPTVEYRREILTLSDGGEVALDWAEQNCCHTSPIVIILPGLTGASQAEYIRILVCAAKNVGIKCLIFNNRGLGGVTLKTPRLYSASNCDDFTEVLEHVRKTYSHVPIGATGISLGGLILGNYLAQKGPEAVGKLVAGLAISAPWNVFEATKSIEKPYLNLMLNRHLCDNLRRNVTRCETGFFDMHFENLDNVMKSQTVREFDASFTSKLFGFKNVEDYYAKATLHDKLHNIEVPLLCLSAADDPFQPLAAIPLKEVSESKHVAMIVTSRGGHIGFLEGVWPVTEKQYMGRVFSQFFTAVFTAGLDHPAFFR, encoded by the exons ATGCTCATTCTGGAAAGCAAATTTTGGCCAACACTTTGGTGTTTTGAATCGAGGGCACAAACAGTATTGGCGAGTATTTTGAGATCAAAAATACTACCAACAGTTGAATACCGCAG AGAAATCCTGACATTGTCGGATGGTGGTGAAGTGGCACTTGATTGGGCAGAACAAAACTGCTGTCACACATCACCCATCGTCATAATTTTACCTGGACTCACAGGTGCTAGCCAGGCCGAATACATTCGAATACTCGTTTGTGCGGCAAAAAACgttggaataaaatgtttaattttcaataacagaggTCTTGGTGGAGTAACACTTAAG ACACCAAGATTGTATTCTGCTTCAAACTGTGATGATTTTACTGAAGTTCTGGAACATGTGAGGAAAACCTACTCTCACGTACCAATTGGAGCCACTGGAATTTCTTTAGGAGG GCTAATTTTAGGAAACTATTTAGCACAGAAAGGACCAGAAGCGGTTGGAAAGTTGGTGGCAGGCCTGGCAATTTCCGCCCCATGGAATGTTTTTGAAGCAACAAAAAGTATCGAGAAGCCTTACTTAAATCTAATGTTAAACAGACATTTGTGCGATAATCTACGTCGAAATGTGACTCGGTGTGAAACAGGGTTTTTCGACATGCACTTTGAAAATTTAGACAACGTCATGAAg aGTCAAACCGTTCGAGAATTCGATGCCAGTTTTACATCAAAACTCTTTGGCTTCAAAAACGTCGAGGACTATTACGCAAAAGCTACCCTACATGATAAATTGCACAATATCGAGGTCCCTTTGCTCTGTTTGAGTGCAGCTGATGATCCTTTTCAACCTCTAGCAG CAATTCCCTTGAAGGAAGTTAGCGAATCGAAACATGTCGCGATGATCGTGACTTCAAGAGGTGGTCATATCGGATTTTTGGAAGGAGTTTGGCCAGTTACGGAAAAACAGTACATGGGCAGAGTTTTCTCCCAATTTTTTACAGCTGTTTTCACAGCTGGTTTAGACCATCCGGCCTTCTTTAGATAG